The Carcharodon carcharias isolate sCarCar2 chromosome 23, sCarCar2.pri, whole genome shotgun sequence genome includes the window GTGTTGCTAAAGACATGCTTTCTGATCTTAACTGGTGCTACTTTTGATTTGTATGAATCAGTGCCATTGCTAGTGATTTACTGGAGACATTCTTGTTTTATAACTTGGACTCTCTCCGGACACCTATTACTCAAATTCAAGCAAATGTCAGTTTCCACAGAAGTTTAGCACTCCCTATGAACAAATGTGACCTTTTGTACAAAGTATATAAACAGTGGTTCTCTGGAAAAACAATGAATACTTAGCATTGAAATATACATTGGAATGAGTACAGTATACTACTATACCTCCCTGATCTCTCCAAATAATGAAAGCATTGCACTATTGATGGACAGCACTGACCAAAACTACTAATTCAACTGtaaaattaaacagaggcaaaaaaaacTTGTTTTAAATGACTGCATTACTTCATTTTATTACATTGtttaaaacaaataaaagtttaaaGTGTTTACAGTTCTGTACTGTAACTTGGACCTAATGTCTTTGATAAGTTTTAATGGGGCTCAGCTTGACCCAAGGAGTGGGACAAGTAGGATAACAATGGAAACCAAAGGTTGCCAGTTGAGCTTTATCACAAAAGCATATTTCTGTGGATAATGgaagcctgaaataaaaacagaaaatgctgaaaatactcagcaggtcaggctgcatctgtggagaaacaaagttaacgtttcaggtcgatgaccttttctgacctgaaacattaactctgtttttctctccacatatgctgtctgacctgctgagtatttccagcattttctgtttgtatttcagtgTAGCTTGATGTCTCTTTTCCCTGTGAAGTTGAAGCAAGcacaaaaatgtaaaaaaaatagtTCCATCATAAATCAAGACAGTCAGTCAAAATAAATTTCAAAGTCTTATGGTTGCTTCACAGAATTCCTGATTCAAAAACAATTCACAAGTATTTAGGTCAAAGCTAACCTGCTAATTTGGTGAGAGTCTTGCTCATGCAACCCAATGATGGGGTAACCATTATGGAAATATAATAATTGCAAATATTTTAGACTATTTGTAGTAAGGTAATTAATAATTATATTTACTACATATGCGTTCTTTACCACCTAACACTTATTAAACAGAAATGGGTCACCCCCCACTATGAAGCAAGCACCTACATAATAGGAAGGCATATATTCTTTAAAAGGTAGAAATTTAGTCCAGCTAGTTTCAGATAAACTTTCCACACAATAGAACTTTCCATTCAATTACTTTAAGAGAAATCATTGTTGAATTGACTTTGGGATGGGCTTATTTATAGCAATAAGATCTTGTGGTTTTAAAGGAACAGGATGAATAATACCTGGTGCATCCTCAAGATAATGCTGCCTTTACAAACCAttctaaaagaaaaataaattgtgtCTTTCACAaacttaggatgtcccaaagcacaccaaagccaattaagtacttttgaattctAGTCATTGCTGTAAAGTAGGAAAActaggcagccaatttgcacacagcaaggtcacaCAAACAGTGGTGATGTAAATGACCCGGTAATCTGTTactggtggtgttggttgaggaaaaTGTTGGCCAAGAATAGCACTTTGGGATTTTTAACAGCCACCTgaagagccttggtttaacatcacatctgaaagatggcacatctgACCGCGcagcagtactgcactgaagtgtcagcctggattacttGTTCAAGCCCCCAAAGTTCGGCTTGAACCCATGATCTTATTATTCAGAGATGAGCATGATACACAGAGCAAGGCTGACACCTTAAGCTCCAAAATTTCATGTGAATACTCTGGGTGATCTGATGGtgtaaagttttttttcttttttgtacATTTCCAGGCCAAGAGAATGAGCTGGTAGCTCTGATTCCGTACAGTGACCAGAGGCTGCAACCACAACGAACGTCAGTATTAATTTTTACTGTTGCAACTATTTAGTGTTTCACCAACAGCCAAAACTGAAACCTTTCATTATAAAAGAAGAAAAGCAGTTCCAATGCTGGGATTATGATTTACTTTTCAGGAAGCTTTCTGTGGCAATCGCTGTGGTGATCAGTCTTCTGATTAGCGGACTTGCGATCTTCTTCCTTTTCCCACGTTCCATTAAAGTAGAACATGTTGGTATTAAGTCAGCCTACATCACCGATGACAAGACGGATTATAGAGTTATTCTTAAAATAACGGTAGGTTCATCATATATTATGTGTAATTTAAACTCCTATGTTGTAGGGATAGATTGGTACCAAAAGGAACAAGGCTTGTGTAATGTGGCTCTCACCATCTATACTTTTCCAAATTAGAAATTATCATTTATATTGGTGCGTTGATCTTTTCTGAGGCTAGAGTTGAGAGAAATTATTTTGGCACATTAAAGGGAACCTTTGCAGCATCAGATGTGAAGTGTTGCAGGGTGACAATGTGAGGCAGAAATTCCTGGCATGTGAGAAGTTGCAATGTAAACAAGTCATTTCTAGGGTCAAGAATTTAGAGCACAGTCTAAATAAGCAAGATTTGAGCCCCATGCACCCTTTAATGGAGTGAGTAAgtcctctgctgctctcctctggTCCACTTTCAGGACTATCCTGGGAATTCTGGTCACAATGTTCCTTTAGACCGAATGGATCTCACACCTGCGGAGAGCAGGCAGTGAAGTGTTCCATTGTGGATCCTGTGAGAAATGCAAGGAGTTAAAGGTAATTGATCCCAGAGAGCATTAATTATGTTCAGAACTAAGGCACAATGTTTCCCTGAGGGAAAAGAtgtattttaaaatttgcatcttCTGTTCTCCAAGGGCATGTAACGTTCTCCATTAGAGTGGCAGGGCACCACTCTGATTTATATCAGACCTCCTCAGCGTAGGCACTTCTGTGGCAGCACTGTACAGTCACTTGCCCAGGTTATTTGAATGAAAATTCAGACGGAATTTGGACAAGATCCATGAGCTCAAGGACTGGGATCCTGGAATTTTGGGACCAACGTATCACAGTGGAAAAAATGCTCCATTTCACACTATCAActtctggtggttaccattgaccagagactgaactggactagccatataaatactgcggctacacgAGAGGGTCAGAGCCTGGGAATTTTGAAGCAAGTAATtcacttctgactccccaaagcctgcccaccattggcAAGGCATGAATCAGGAGCGTGGTGGAATactcttgcctgaatgagtgcagcttcacaacactcgagaagctcaacaccatccaggatcaAACAGCCTGTGTGATTGGCACACCATGccccaccttaaacattaactcccaccgatgcacagtggcagctgtgtgtaccatctacaagatgcactacagtagctcaccaaggctccttcgacagaaccttccaaacccgcaatcaCTACCACCTataatgacaagggcagcagatgaatgggaacaccaccacttgcaagttgccctccaagccacactgcatcctgactgggaactatTTTTCtgttacttcactgttgctgggtcaaaatcgtggaactccctcccaacagcactgtgggtgtatgtacctccaccacatggactgcagcggttcaagagggtggcttatcaccaccttctactttccccaagggcaattagggatgggtaacaaatactgaccttgccagtaatgcccacatcccatagaaccatagaacactacagcacagaaaacaggccattcggcccttctagcctgtgccgaaatattattccactagtcccattgacctgtacctagtccataaccctccagagctctcccatccatgtatctatccaatttattcttaaaacttaagagtgagcccgcatttaccacgtcagatggtagctcgttctaCACtcacaccactctctgagtgaagaagttccccctaatgttccccctaaacatGAAAAAAAAAGGTCACAGGACTGACATCCGACAGAGACTGCCTCCTTATTCCAAATGGAAAAGCTGGAAAACAGTACGTGGACATCTCTATCCTAAGACTGGATTGCATGCAGGTCTCTGCTTCCTGGTTATGGTGGGTCATGAAATGATTTGGACAGTTTCAATTAAGCCTCCAGAGGATACTAATGTATAACATAAAACTGCTCAGCTCAGCACTAATTGGTACAAAATTGCCATTTCACTCTGAAAAGCTGCAATGATGGATGTTATGGGAAATAGAAAAGTGTTGCAAAGAGGAAGAAGTTCTGAGGTTATGATTAAGGTACGTTGTGGTGCTTTTCATGTCTTATTTTGGGCCCTTGATGTACCATTTCCCTTTTCTCTTTTGCAGAATATAATAAATGTAACAAACCACAACTTCTACAGCATCAGCATTACTGATCTCAGTGTGCAGATTGTGTTTTTTAATGAAgtccttggaactgtcaacatgAAAAACACTACAGTTTTCAGGCCTTTGGGAGGTGGCCAGGTAATGAATATTGGCTcagttagataaaagcaaaatactgtggatgttggaaatctgaaacaaaaacagaaaatgctggaaaaactcagcaggtctagcagcatctgtggagggagagagaaacagagttcatgtttcaagtccgtatgacccttctaaGTTGAAGaggagtggaaatgtgatgaaatttatactgtttaagggggatggagcaggtgaagctggatagaaggccagtgataggtggggacaaaggagaaattgacaaagatgacatgaactaaaggacaaagggagtgttagtggTAGTGGTAATGGCTAGAAAAggtgtaaaggtaagaaagcagaatgtgataatagtagcttcacctgctccaccgcccttaaacagtataaatttcatcccattcccacttctcttcagctctgaagaagggtcatacggacttgaaacgttaactctgtttctcgctccacagatgctgctagacctgctgagtttttccagcattttctgtttttgtttggctcAGTTAGCTTGGGTACTGTTGGTGGATTGATTTCTTTATTGCTTTTTTAATAGTGATATTAATCAGATTATCAACAGGTTGCCACCTACACTAGAGCAGCACACAGGCAAATGTGTGAAACTTGTATCCACTAATATCACTAATACTTATTTCCAGCCTTATTAGTTTTTGCTTGCATGCACTAAGCTCTACTTCTGTATCTTGTTGAAGCAAATGCAGCCAGCTTTTGAGAACTAAATAATAGCATTTACAGTAAAGTCTTCAACTTCAGATTCACACTGCATGGTAATTTTGAACACTgatgtaaataataaaagtaaagtactgcggatgttggaaatctaaaatatCAACAAAGTGCTGGCAATGTCAATGAAGACAGGGACTTGCTGCTGCAGAAATGATTTATTCTTTAGTTATATGCCTGTTGATAGTCCAAGAAGTGCAACAGGAAACTGGTGTCAAATACATTATCATAAATGGCGGCTGCCTTTCGTTCAAGCAAATGTTAGCAATTTCTAAGACTTGAGCATGCAATGTCCTTATTATAGCAAAAGTATTCTGATTAACAGCAACACAGTATGGGGTTTGGAGCCACAGCAGGATTGATTAGGAAAAAAATGTTAGGGGAGGTTATTGGAGGCACAATCAAATGATAAATTATAGGGAGACTTTTGAAGATGAGGAAGCTTTCTTGTTACAAATGCATTTTAAGTTTTTTGATTTCTGGTTTTTCTAATGTGTAGACCAGATACACACAAACCTCAGGAACAATTGAGGATCACTAATTATTAATGAGCCCTACGCATAACTAATTCAGTGTGCACAAGTTATCACGGATAAATTACTGACAGACATGTAGGAAGACATCATTATGCAACAAGGTTCTTTCTCCTACTGCTGTAAGAATAACCCAGAGTTTCAAATTCATTAAATTTCTTATTGTAGTTCAAGCACTTTACTGAATTTCATCAGCGTTGGTGAGATTTATAGCCGTAACTAATCACCCTTATCCACATCTGTAGATAAGTGCATGTATACACATTTCTTTTCCCACTTCTGTTTTACTGGTCTCATGTGTCTCTGGTGTTCTACATAATGTGATTATAtctttttctgtttttcagattTTCTATGAGGTGACTGCTGTGCTAGATGATCTAGGAATGTAGTAAGTATTATAATGACAATTGTGTTTCGGAATTGACTGGTCATAACAATGAGATGGTAGTGGTTTAAGAGAAAAATTTTCCATTTAATTCTGTACAAGTAGGGGGAGACACTGGACTACTAatacagaggcccaggctaatgctctgggaacatgggttcaaatcccactgcagcagctggtggaattttaaattcaattaataaaagctgaaatgaaaagctagtctcagtgaccatgaaactatcattgagtaaaaacccatctggttcactgatgtcctttagggcagcaaatctgctgcccttacctgactTGGccaacatatgactccagacctgcagcaatgtatTCTTAAATGCCGTCTGAGAAGTGGCTTAGTAAGctgttcagttgtatcaaactgttacgaagcctaaaaggaatgaaaccggatggaccacccaagatcaacctaggcactggaagcaACAACAGCATACCCAGCCCTGTCCTACTCGCTAACATCTGGGAActcgtgccaaaattgggagagctgtctcactgactaatcaagcaacagcctgacatagtcatactcatcgaatcatacctcacagacaacagacaatatcccagacaccaccatcaccatacctggaaatgtcctgtcccatcggcaggacagatccacgagaggcggtggcacagtggtatatggtCGGAAGGGAACTGTCCTGAGAGTCCTCGACATTGACTCCAGAGCCCATGTTGTCTCATAGGATTaagtcaaacatgggaaaggaaacctcctgctgattatcacccttcctgccttcagctgatgaatcagtactccatgttgaacatcaaatggaagaggcactgagggtgacaaggccACAATATGTACTCTgggtgtccatcaccaagagtgacccagcagcaccactactgTAAAGCTGACCGAAAgaacgtagctgctagactgagtgtggcaggtgttgagggaaccaaaaaTAGggtaaaacctacttgacctcatccttagcaatctacctgtcacagatgcatctgtccatggacAGTATTGGTGTAGcccctgtggagacaaagtcccgtcttcacattggaGATAacctccattatgttgtgtgtCACTACCACCAAAATGAGAGATGTCAAGCAAAGCTAGCATCTCGTGGGCATCCAAGAGGAGCAGCATAATTGTATTCAACTGTAATCTGTTTCATCGTGGCCAGGTATAttgcccactctaccattaccatcaagggatcaaccctagttccatgaaaagtgcaggagggcatgccaggaacagcaccaggcatacctaaaaatgagttgtcaacctgttgaagctacaacacaggactacttgcataccaaacagtggaagcagcatgcaatagccagagctaagccatcccacaaccaacagatcagacctaggctctgcagccctgccacatccagtcgtgaatgttggtggacaattaaacaagtaaCAGGAGGAATCTCAactaatatccccatccttaatgatgggggagctcagcacatcagtgcaaaagtcaaggctgatgcatttgcaattatcttcaaccagaaatggatgatccatctctgcatccttgtgaggtctccagcatcacagatgccagtcttggccaattcgattcacttcatgtgatatcaaggaacagctgaaagcactggatactgcaaaggctatgtgctCTGACagcattccggcaataatactgaagacttttgctccagaagTAGCTGTTCccctcgccaagctgttccagtacaggtacaacattggcatctacccggcaatgtagaaaattgccaagttatgtcctgtccacaaaaagcaggactatTCCAACTCAGCCACTTAgcccccatcagtctgctctcaatcatctgCAAAATGATGGAGAGCGTTATTGACAGTCAACTGgcccttactcagcaataacctgctctctgcacAGTTTGGGTTTTGTGAGGTctacttagctcctgacctcattacagccttggtccaaacatgtacaaaagagctgaagtcaagaggtgaggtgagagtgactgcccttgatatcaaggcagcatttgactgataaaaacaaaaaaactgcggctgctggaaatccaaaacaaaaacagaattacctggaaaaactcagcaggtctggcagcatcggcggagaagaaaagagttgacgtttcgagtcctcacgacccttctctcaagttctgtcgaagggtcatgaggacttgaaacgtcaactcttttcttctccgccgatgctgccagacctgttgagtttttccaggtaattcagcatttgactgagtttggcatcaagcagccctagcaaaactgactTTAGTGGAAAATGGGGGTAAagtctccactgtttggagtcatacctagcacaaaggaagatggttgtggttgttggaggtcaatcatctcagtcccagggcataactgcaggagtttctcagggtactgtcataagcccaaccatcttcagctgcttcatcaatgaccttccttccttcaaatggtcagaggtggggatgttcgctaatgattgcacaatgttcaccatttgagactcctcagatactgaagcaatccatgcccatatgcagcaagacctggacaacattgggctgataaatggtaatatttgtgccacacaagtgccaggcaatgactatctacaAAGGAGGatctagccatctccccttgattttcagtggcattaccattgttgaatcctcaactttcaacatcctgggggttaccattgatgcagaaacagaactggaccatccatataaataatgtgactacaagaacaggtcaggggctgggaattctatggcgagtaactctcctgactccgcaaagcctgtcaaccatctacaaagaaaagttaggagtatgatggaatactgtctacttgcagctccaataatactTAAGTttaacgccatccaggacaaagcagcccgcttgatcagccctccctccaccagcgatgagcagtggtagcagtgtgtactatctacaagatgcactgcagcaactcaccaaggctccttcaacaccacCTCCTAACCCCACAACCCGTACCACCTTGAGGGATAAAGGAACAGatgcatgggatcaccaccacctgcaagttcccctccaagccacacaccatcctgacttggaatcatatcaccgtttcctcactgtcgctgggtcaaaattctgaatctcactgacagcactgtgggtgtacccacagcacatggattgcattggcttaagaaggtggctcactaccaccttctcaaggcaactaaCAAATTTCCCTCCTACCTTTTGGACATTCCCAAATACAATCGCATCTTCCAGTTTTCTCGCCTCCTCTCCTTAAGATGACATCTGTTGATGAGGTATATTTCTACAGCTTCTAGATCTAACATAGTGGGTATTCTTCATTGTGTGAATCGTAGGCAGTGATTGCATTTATGGTATAAAGAATCATTGAAAATCAATGGTATCCCCGAAAATTGCTATTTACGGTGCAAATTAAATTATTTGGTGGAACCACAACAATATACAAATGTAAATGTTAATGAGCAATTTGTTATACATGTCAGAGAATCTGTAAtatctttttttgttttttttctttaagcCATTACTGCacaatgcctgaaatcaaagtgcACAATATTGTGATCTCAATTCAGTAAGTACTGTAAGATTAGACCTTTTGCTTAGTTGGTAGAATGCAGATGTAATCCAAGTAAATGAATCTGTAATTCACTTTTCTTTTAATCAGGACCCCCGTTTTTTTCCCTTTGCGGAGCACGCACTCTATGCATCCCATGTCAAGGGAAAAATGGAATGGTCCCATTCACAAACTCGTGTTTGTGTTTCCCTCTATCATGAAGGATGGGATATCCTGTTCTGCACAGGCACATTGTTTCTGTGCAATAGTGACTGCCTGAACCAGAACCAGGCAGTTTTTTGTGGTGGTCCCGATAAACTTGATAGTTGCGTGGAAAGGGTCTTATCTTGGATTATAGCTTTAAAATATTGTTGTGCTCATGTGTGATTATAGTTCCTTTCCCATCTGGCCCATTTTGCACAAGCAATCTGACCTTTTGTGTAGTACCAAGATTGTGCTATCCCTCCCAATTTGGAACTGGACTGAAAGTTACAGCCTCAGTATGTCCCCCTACCCAGAGACTTGTTACGATTTCAATCACATCCTTCAGGTttaccatggggagaattttctcaccgttgtggggggtggggtggggttggacaGGGGAGGGCTTGGGCAGGCGCGTAGCTGATCGCCACCCGCAtttggctgcgtgccgccattttacgtgggtgagccaatcaaggcccacccagcgtgatgcgcacccagaagcgctgtaagctccctgtgcaggcagggggattaGGCTGAGCTCTTTCGAGCATGCagaaatctcccagaggcacagagctgcctcaggaaggttagtttgatatttgaaaattttaataaaggaaaaacgttttttaaatgtgtcccctcgtgtgacagtgtcacatgagttgggacatggcaatgaattttatttaaaaattttaataaactttaaaaaccttcatgaaacctcatcccgcccgtggatgagctttaaTGATAAaggcgaaggccacctgggctcttcgcctcccgccaactttaaggttggatgggcagctcagttaattaacttaattggtgtttaaatggctttaataggcctttgacagttcagcgacctgaatgacgtgcagtgacattgggacgcatgctTAACATCAccttgcgtcattttatgcgttggcgagcgggcaccacccccactcgccaacccgaaaattctggcccatgttccCATGTATCGTTGCACTTTGAGAAGCTGCTGCTAACAGCTAGTCACTTTAAAACAAATGCAGTTGCGCAAGCAAGTTATTTAAACATAAATCTTAGTGTAGAAGCCTTCCTGAAATATAAACTGAGCTGCAGCTGCTTCTGATAACTGAAATGGATCAGCTAAATAAATGCAGCTTCAGCTTTCCTAAAATGTGTGTGTAAAAATAACAGCATGAAACAGCTGAGAGTTCTATTATTTATTGTTTTTCATCTTTTCCAGAGCAACAGTGACAGCTTGGTATTTGTCTCATTCTGAGCAAGTCTCCTTCGATGCCTACCAATACGTTGACTGTGGCTCCAACACCACCCGTCTTCACAGCCCCTACTACCCTTCCCAGGGCACCCATTTGCAAGAGCTGCTCAGTTAACGCAAATGGTGTTAGTGCCCTTTTCACTAAAGGCTTCCAGCATGGCACAAACACTTCTCTGTGTGTAGATATTGTGCTCCTGGACTGATGACACAACCCGTCAGCCAGTTCTGCACTCATCTGCCTGATTATTTTATAGTGCTCTGTGTGGCAATGTAATACTTGTAAGAGGAGTACATTAATTTGGGATATGGAGCATGTAATGGCAGTTAGATAATCTGATAGTTCTAGTAATAGGAAGTTCTGCTGAACTACCAGAGCTGGAAGATGAATTAAATTCAGCTGGGAAAAGAACAGGGGCTGAACTGTGAACTGATGTTTGTTGATCGATTTCAGATAAAATAGctgcacttttcatgacctccaAATTTAAATGTATGATTCCTTAAATAAGTCACCATTTGTTTATTAGACTGCTGCCTCCCGTTAGAAGAGATGAGAACATACAGAATGCTTCTTTTGTGTAACATCTGCAGACAACTCTCTAGATAACATCTGGGAGGTTCTTATGCATTTATAGATCGTGTAGATTGAAATTCCTAAAAAAGATACATATATGTAGAATTATCAAAAGTATTTAGACTACAGAAAGACAAGATATCCAATATCTAACATGGAATAATGGAATATGCAAAATAATTTATCAAGCAAAGTCAGATATGCAATACTTAGGTTTGGAACATTCTGAGTGCATTATTTAGTGTATTCCAGAAAGCTATATTGTTTAGTACATTTCTACCACTGTGAAAGCAAATTCATCTATTTTATATAAAATATTCAGTGCAGGCCCTGTATGTTTTAGTAGATAACTGCTTTGTATATTGTAGTAATGAGCCACACTGGTCAAGATGATCCTATTTTTGACCCCTGCCTTGTTCTGATCTGGATGTTCTCTGTTTGGAAAGAGGGGGTGGAAGATTGAAGTACATTTTGGCTTAGTGTCCCTGGGCTAGGGCAGGAAAAGTAGACCATGGTTCCTGCTCCAGATTGTGAGTGTTGATTGGGCTCAGCTGTGATACTCCCTATAACTGAACTGGCTACGGCCACATACTGACAATCCCACACTTGGTGCCAAAGGGTGCCTATGGGACTATACCACACCATGACACCACCTCTTCAGCAAAGGAGGGAAGAATGCTAgagaagaatattttaaaaaggaaaccTGATTGTTTAGATAAATGCTTAGCCAAGTTATATAGTCAGTCCCAGAAGGTGTCCCCAGTCCATGAGCACTAAAGTAGCTttgagtgtgactgtgttttaACCACACTGAGCAAATAGCCTATTTTAAAAAGCCTTAGATTTATTATTGTAGTTAATAGTAGTAATTCACTATTTTATCTGT containing:
- the tmem106a gene encoding transmembrane protein 106A, with product MGKSFSQLPNFPRQSKKEDTAPIVPEAKGTVPENTNEVQDSNGEANSHVPYVEFVGRESITCPTCQGTGRIPRGQENELVALIPYSDQRLQPQRTKLSVAIAVVISLLISGLAIFFLFPRSIKVEHVGIKSAYITDDKTDYRVILKITNIINVTNHNFYSISITDLSVQIVFFNEVLGTVNMKNTTVFRPLGGGQIFYEVTAVLDDLGMYHYCTMPEIKVHNIVISIQATVTAWYLSHSEQVSFDAYQYVDCGSNTTRLHSPYYPSQGTHLQELLS